The following are encoded together in the Chaetodon auriga isolate fChaAug3 chromosome 6, fChaAug3.hap1, whole genome shotgun sequence genome:
- the cd9a gene encoding CD9 molecule a isoform X2 has product MAVAGGIKCVKYLMFAFNLVFWLAGTAVFAIGLWLRLDPKTRGLFEGSDSPYVFYTGVYILIGAGALMMVVGFLGCCGAIQESPCMLGLFFFFLLIIFAIEVAAGIWGFSNQSKVVNDITTFYMQTYNNYKTTGDKRLKETLQMIQIGLNCCGPTGTVLDAAKDTCPQGEPLEELITKSCPDAIDEVFDSKLHIIGGVGITIGVVMVFGMIFSMLLCCAIRKSREVV; this is encoded by the exons CTTGCAGGCACTGCTGTCTTTGCTATAGGCCTGTGGCTCAGATTAGACCCAAAGACCAGAGGCCTGTTCGAAGGATCAGACTCTCCATATGTGTTTTACACAG gtgtataTATCCTGATAGGAGCTGGAGCACTGATGATGGTGGTTGGTTTTCTTGGATGTTGCGGGGCGATCCAAGAGTCTCCCTGTATGCTGGGGCTG tttttcttcttcctgctgaTCATATTTGCCATTGAGGTTGCAGCTGGAATCTGGGGATTTTCCAACCAAAGCAAG GTGGTGAACGATATCACTACATTCTACATGCAGACCTACAATAACTACAAGACGACAGGAGACAAGCGCCTCAAAGAGACCCTGCAGATGATCCAAATTGGG CTGAACTGTTGTGGACCAACTGGTACCGTACTCGACGCCGCCAAAGACACCTGTCCCCAAGGAGAACCACTTGAGGAGCTCATTACGAAG AGCTGTCCTGACGCCATTGATGAGGTGTTTGACTCCAAGCTACACATCATAGGAGGAGTGGGCATCACCATCGGTGTTGTTATG gtgtttgggATGATCTTTAGCATGCTCCTGTGCTGTGCCATCAGGAAGTCTCGGGAGGTGGTGTGA
- the cd9a gene encoding CD9 molecule a isoform X1, translated as MAALSGGEMCIKYLMFAFNLVFWLAGTAVFAIGLWLRLDPKTRGLFEGSDSPYVFYTGVYILIGAGALMMVVGFLGCCGAIQESPCMLGLFFFFLLIIFAIEVAAGIWGFSNQSKVVNDITTFYMQTYNNYKTTGDKRLKETLQMIQIGLNCCGPTGTVLDAAKDTCPQGEPLEELITKSCPDAIDEVFDSKLHIIGGVGITIGVVMVFGMIFSMLLCCAIRKSREVV; from the exons CTTGCAGGCACTGCTGTCTTTGCTATAGGCCTGTGGCTCAGATTAGACCCAAAGACCAGAGGCCTGTTCGAAGGATCAGACTCTCCATATGTGTTTTACACAG gtgtataTATCCTGATAGGAGCTGGAGCACTGATGATGGTGGTTGGTTTTCTTGGATGTTGCGGGGCGATCCAAGAGTCTCCCTGTATGCTGGGGCTG tttttcttcttcctgctgaTCATATTTGCCATTGAGGTTGCAGCTGGAATCTGGGGATTTTCCAACCAAAGCAAG GTGGTGAACGATATCACTACATTCTACATGCAGACCTACAATAACTACAAGACGACAGGAGACAAGCGCCTCAAAGAGACCCTGCAGATGATCCAAATTGGG CTGAACTGTTGTGGACCAACTGGTACCGTACTCGACGCCGCCAAAGACACCTGTCCCCAAGGAGAACCACTTGAGGAGCTCATTACGAAG AGCTGTCCTGACGCCATTGATGAGGTGTTTGACTCCAAGCTACACATCATAGGAGGAGTGGGCATCACCATCGGTGTTGTTATG gtgtttgggATGATCTTTAGCATGCTCCTGTGCTGTGCCATCAGGAAGTCTCGGGAGGTGGTGTGA
- the bbs10 gene encoding BBSome complex assembly protein BBS10, translated as MGVRMLPVEHVHLEHILQTVCVLESVVLRSFGPDGGQVLFTRDTGQAMLSRSGTRILTALRLEHPLARMMVECVLKHSTVTGDGSKTFILLLASLLRMIHITAYKEANVSHTYNSREAAEAATATHIADELLAFALEELDDLIAMGVIPYGCCLSWENFAAKTQSPAHTNNPCVQKLLASFFHSRLGRTHCDFISDLTCELLRHWKCKNDQPSLSLQFINDNLPALHTPVSGFPISCSRLIEGQVIHRDFATACPQTDDQPVKAVVFTEYLQPKLLRPGEVLELGCGEQRMQENSRQDPSIVQFNAWAERSLECVIANLLSLGVSVLLSAVKQSAAVLALAAQADMCIVECISEDELSLFAQLSGARPVTDCWMIDPHHIATLTFCRPILLGAHRYVHVAFHDSDERLMVKPCSLVICGPGEGQTDQYACAFQDAIRMLLSTWEPMGMTSATPSKRRVQSNKSTSLHMENQLPSASPIQQCLLEPGCVIPAGGTFEFLLNHALLHHGCSCSVSDDANAGIPAVSQILADALLSVPRQIYSHSPRRFLQTQTRLLGFTENPSHPFSLVDKQEHNTVLVQGHGYSEYPVEGRRKQSMHCCREADMSSKVFMFDSGLESVSCKYQLLLAVLQCLSSLLHVDTMLRTHTALHTQSRRLANISWEGTEDETDY; from the exons ATG GGTGTGAGGATGCTGCCGGTGGAGCATGTTCACCTCGAGCATAttctgcagactgtgtgtgtattggagTCAGTCGTCCTCCGCAGTTTTGGCCCTGATGGAGGACAAGTGCTGTTCACCCGAGACACAGGACAGGCGATGTTGAGCCGCAGTGGGACACGCATTCTCACAGCACTACGACTGGAGCATCCGTTGGCCAG GATGATGGTGGAGTGTGTCTTGAAACACAGCACTGTAACAGGCGATGGATCCAAGACCTTTATCCTACTCTTGGCATCACTGCTGCGTATGATTCATATAACGGCCTACAAAGAGGCTAATGTGTCTCACACCTATAACTCCagggaagcagcagaggctgccACTGCCACACACATAGCTGATGAACTGCTGGCATTTGCGTTGGAGGAGCTGGATGATCTCATTGCCATGGGAGTGATCCCATATGGATGCTGTCTTTCATGGGAAAACTTTGCTGCAAAAACACAATCACCAGCTCACACAAACAATCCCTGTGTTCAGAAGCTGCTGGCATCGTTCTTTCATTCACGACTGGGTCGTACCCACTGTGATTTTATCAGCGACCTCACCTGTGAACTGCTCAGACactggaaatgtaaaaatgaccaACCTTCCTTATCACTTCAGTTTATAAATGACAACTTGCCTGCATTGCATACACCTGTATCAGGCTTCCCTATTAGTTGTTCACGTTTGATTGAAGGGCAGGTCATTCACAGAGACTTCGCCACAGCCTGCCCTCAGACTGACGACCAGCCAGTGAAAGCTGTAGTTTTCACTGAGTACCTGCAGCCAAAATTGCTTCGTCCAGGAGAAGTGCTGGAGCTGGGATGTGGAGAGCAAAGGATGCAGGAGAATTCAAGGCAAGACCCAAGTATCGTACAGTTTAATGCCTGGGCAGAAAGGTCACTAGAGTGTGTCATTGCAAACCTGCTGAGTTTGGGTGTCTCTGTGCTCCtgtctgcagtcaaacagtCTGCAGCTGTCCTGGCCTTAGCTGCACAAGCAGACATGTGCATTGTGGAGTGTATCAGTGAGGATGAGCTGTCTCTCTTTGCCCAGCTAAGCGGGGCCAGACCTGTCACAGACTGCTGGATGATTGACCCACACCACATTGCTACACTGACCTTTTGCCGACCAATACTGCTGGGAGCCCATAG GTATGTCCACGTGGCTTTCCATGATTCAGATGAAAGGCTCATGGTCAAACCCTGTAGTTTGGTCATTTGCGGTCCAGGGGAAGGGCAAACTGACCAGTATGCATGTGCGTTTCAAGATGCCATCCGCATGCTACTTTCGACCTGGGAGCCCATGGGTATGACCTCAGCTACACCATCAAAGAGGCGCGTACAGTCAAACAAAAGCACATCTCTACATATGGAAAATCAGCTTCCCAGTGCGTCTCCTatccagcagtgtttgttgGAACCAGGCTGCGTTATACCTGCTGGTGGGACATTTGAGTTTCTCTTAAACCATGCCCTCCTACACCATGGTTGCAGTTGCTCAGTCTCTGATGACGCAAATGCAGGAATCCCTGCTGTTTCCCAGATCTTGGCAGACGCTTTGCTGAGCGTGCCCCGGCAGATTTACTCCCACAGTCCACGGCGTTTCCTCCAGACTCAAACCAGGCTCCTAGGTTTTACTGAAAATCCGTCCCACCCTTTTAGCCTTGTAGacaaacaagaacacaacacaGTCCTCGTACAGGGTCATGGTTACAGTGAATATCCCGTAGAGGGCAGGCGTAAACAAAGCATGCATTGTTGCAGAGAAGCTGACATGTCATCGAAAGTTTTTATGTTCGACTCTGGCCTTGAATCTGTCTCTTGTAAATACCAGCTGCTTCTAGCCGTTCTGCAGTGTCTCTCTAGTCTTCTCCATGTGGACACCatgttgcgcacacacactgccttacacacacagtcacgcagACTTGCAAACATTTCCTGGGAGGGCACAGAGGACGAAACTGATTACTGA
- the syt1b gene encoding synaptotagmin-1b — MTGNRRAAPTAPGTPATPTHLPNAATTPDQKQPAGHNPNKFMSGLHSIHMPSWAAAALCIVSLCVVLSCAACVWKKCLKKKDKDKEKDKKKGKEKSKGDFDTEMDGGYSKPLKDESNKETELSDNEPKEEEKLGRLHFTLDYNFTDNMLVVGILQAAELPAMDVGGSSDPYVKLYLLPDKKKKFETKVHRKTLEPNFNETFTFKVPYTELGGKTLAMTVYDFDRFSKHDAIGAVKIPMSSVDFSQSLQEWRDLQKAEKEESEKLGDICLSLRYVPTAGKLTVVILEAKNLKKMDVGGLSDPYVKIHLMQNGKRLKKKKTTIKKNTLNPYYNESFSFEVPCEQIEKVQIAVTVLDYDKIGKNDAIGKVLLGGNSTGTELCHWSDMLANPRRPIAQWHSLKPEDEVNALMSNKK; from the exons ATGACTGGAAACCGCCGAGCTGCCCCGACTGCACCAGGCACCCCTGCTACCCCAACCCACTTGCCAAATGCAGCAACTACCCCAGACCAAAAACAACCTGCAGGCCACAATCCCAACAAATTCATGAGTGGACTGCACAGCATCCACA TGCCGTCAtgggctgctgctgccctctgcatcgtgagtttgtgtgtggtgCTGTCGTGTGCCGCGTGTGTGTGGAAGAAGTGTTTGAAAAAGAAGGACAAGGACAAGGAAAAGGacaagaaaaagggaaaagagaagaGCAAGGGAGAttttgacactgaaatggatGGAGGTTACTctaag ccgcTCAAAGATGAAAGCAACAAAGAAACAGAGCTGTCAGATAATGAGcccaaggaggaggagaagctgggcAGGCTGCATTTCACATTAGACTACAACTTCACAGATAATATG CTGGTAGTAGGCATCTTGCAGGCTGCTGAGCTTCCTGCGATGGATGTGGGAGGTAGTTCTGACCCTTATGTTAAACTCTATCTGCTCCcggacaaaaagaaaaagtttgaaaCAAAAGTTCATAGGAAGACCCTGGAACCCAACTTCAATGAGACTTTCACATTTAAG GTACCGTACACTGAGCTGGGTGGGAAGACGCTGGCGATGACTGTGTACGACTTTGACCGTTTCTCAAAACACGATGCCATTGGTGCTGTGAAGATCCCGATGAGCAGTGTGGACTTCAGCCAGTCTCTGCAGGAGTGGAGGGATCTGCAgaaggcagagaaggaggag AGTGAGAAGCTTGGCGACATATGTTTGTCCTTGAGGTACGTGCCCACTGCAGGGAAACTGACGGTGGTGATTCTGGAAGCCAAAAACCTAAAGAAAATGGATGTGGGTGGATTATCAG ACCCTTATGTGAAGATCCACTTAATGCAGAATGGGAAAAGactcaagaaaaagaaaacaacgaTAAAGAAGAACACTTTGAACCCTTACTACAACGAGTCTTTCAGCTTTGAAGTGCCATGTGAACAGATAGAG AAAGTGCAGATAGCAGTGACTGTTCTGGACTATGATAAGATTGGGAAGAATGACGCCATCGGGAAGGTGCTGCTGGGTGGTAACAGCACTGGGACTGAGTTGTGCCACTGGTCAGACATGCTGGCTAACCCACGGAGGCCAATAGCCCAATGGCATAGCCTGAAACCGGAGGATGAAGTCAACGCACTAATGTCCAACAAGAAATGA